The following proteins are encoded in a genomic region of Arachis ipaensis cultivar K30076 chromosome B02, Araip1.1, whole genome shotgun sequence:
- the LOC107625548 gene encoding sterol 3-beta-glucosyltransferase UGT80A2 isoform X2 → MADLTENRRRRSSSSSSSSSDLSVRMDHEIGAENGNGNGNGNGSGSASKEVADRGNVTNGGSSNGNGNASSSSSSASGVAGKGLSKVTTLPINISHEDKSESSSSKFKLERSKTERQRHLRPEDAAQIFDNKVPVQEKLKLLNRIATVKDDGTVEFDVPVDVEPEALDTQSRHVQDVVDDSLDATDLQYIPPLNIVMLIVGTRGDVQPFVAIGKRLQDYGHRVRLATHSNFKEFVLTAGLEFYPLGGDPKVLAGYMVKNKGFLPSGPSEIPVQRNQMKEIINSLLPACKDPDIDSGVPFKADAIIANPPAYGHTHVAEALKIPVHIFFTMPWTPTSEFPHPLSRVKQQAGYRLSYQIVDSLIWLGIRDMINDLRKKKLKLRPVTYLSGSQGSDSDVPHAYIWSPHLVPKPKDWGPKIDVVGFCFLDLASNFEPPEALVKWLEDGDQPIYIGFGSLPVQEPKRMTEIIVEALEKTGQRGIINKGWGGLGDLAEPKESIYLLDNIPHDWLFLRCKAVVHHGGAGTTAAGLKAACPTTIVPFFGDQPFWGDRVHARGVGPQPIPVDEFTLPKLVDAIKFMLDPKVKARAVELAKAMENEDGVTGAVKAFFKQLPKKKSEPDSEPLPSSFFSISRCFGCS, encoded by the exons ATGGCGGACTTGACGGAGAATCGCCGGCGGCGCTCGTCTTCTAGTTCGTCCAGCTCGAGCGATCTCTCCGTCAGAATGGACCACGAAATTGGCGCGGAAAACGGAAACGGAAACGGCAACGGCAACGGCAGCGGAAGCGCCAGCAAGGAAGTTGCGGACCGTGGAAATGTTACTAATGGAGGTTCTTCCAATGGTAACGGTAACGCTAGCAGTAGCAGTTCTTCAGCTTCAG GCGTTGCTGGCAAGGGACTGTCTAAAGTGACTACACTGCCAATAAACATATCACATGAAGATAAATCAGAGTCAAGTTCAAGTAAGTTCAAGTTGGAGAGGTCAAAAACAGAGAGGCAGAGACATCTAAGGCCAGAAGATGCAGCTCAAATTTTTGATAACAAAGTGCCTGTACAGGAGAAG CTTAAATTGTTGAACAGAATAGCCACCGTAAAAGACGATGGAACTGTAGAGTTTGATGTTCCAGTAGATGTTGAACCTGAAGCTCTTGATACACAATCCAGACATGTACAAGATGTTGTTGATGATTCCCTTGATGCAACAGATCTTCAGTATATCCCACCATTGAATATAGTGATGCTTATTGTTGGTACACGAGGAGACGTGCAGCCATTTGTTGCAATAGGAAAACGCTTGCAG GACTATGGTCATCGTGTTAGATTAGCAACCCATTCAAATTTCAAGGAGTTTGTTTTGACGGCTGGCTTGGAGTTTTATCCATTAGGGGGTGATCCAAAAGTCCTTGCTGGTT ATATGGTTAAAAACAAGGGCTTTCTCCCATCAGGACCTTCTGAGATTCCTGTGCAGCGAAATCAGATGAAAGAAATTATTAACTCTCTTCTTCCAGCTTGTAAAGATCCTGATATTGACTCTGGTGTCCCCTTTAAAGCAGATGCAATCATTGCCAATCCCCCAGCATATG GGCACACACATGTGGCAGAGGCACTGAAAATTCCAGTTCACATTTTTTTCACAATGCCATGGAC GCCAACTAGTGAATTTCCTCATCCTTTGTCCCGTGTAAAGCAACAAGCTGGTTACAGA CTTTCATATCAAATAGTGGACTCATTGATTTGGCTGGGAATACGAGACATGATTAATGATCTTAGGAAGAAGAAGTTGAAGCTGCGACCAGTCACATATTTAAGTGGGTCGCAAGGCTCTGATAGTGATGTTCCTCATGCATACATATGGAGTCCTCACCTTGTTCCTAAACCCAAAG ATTGGGGACCAAAAATTGATGTAGTAGGGTTTTGTTTCCTTGATCTTGCATCAAACTTTGAACCTCCTGAGGCCCTTGTAAAATGGCTTGAAGATGGTGACCAGCCTATCTACATTGGATTTGGTAGCCTG CCTGTTCAAGAACCAAAAAGGATGACAGAAATAATTGTTGAAGCACTTGAGAAGACTGGACAAAGGGGTATCATCAATAAAGGATGGGGAGGTCTTGGAGATT TGGCAGAACCAAAGGAATCCATATACTTATTGGATAATATCCCTCACGACTGGCTGTTCTTACGCTGCAAGGCTGTG GTGCATCATGGAGGTGCAGGAACAACAGCTGCTGGGCTGAAAGCTGCT TGTCCAACAACCATTGTTCCATTTTTCGGGGATCAACCATTTTGGGGCGACAGAGTACATGCTAGAGGAGTTGGTCCTCAACCTATCCCAGTTGATGAGTTTACACTTCCCAAGTTGGTTGATGCAATAAAGTTTATGCTAGATCCCAAG GTGAAGGCTCGTGCAGTTGAACTCGCTAAGGCCATGGAAAATGAGGATGGCGTGACAGGAGCTGTCAAAGCATTTTTTAAACAGCTTCCTAAGAAAAAATCAGAGCCTGATTCAGAGCCTCTGCCATCAAGTTTTTTCTCCATAAGTCGATGTTTTGGTTGTTCCTGA
- the LOC107625548 gene encoding sterol 3-beta-glucosyltransferase UGT80A2 isoform X1, whose protein sequence is MADLTENRRRRSSSSSSSSSDLSVRMDHEIGAENGNGNGNGNGSGSASKEVADRGNVTNGGSSNGNGNASSSSSSASDVLFSTPYSGVAGKGLSKVTTLPINISHEDKSESSSSKFKLERSKTERQRHLRPEDAAQIFDNKVPVQEKLKLLNRIATVKDDGTVEFDVPVDVEPEALDTQSRHVQDVVDDSLDATDLQYIPPLNIVMLIVGTRGDVQPFVAIGKRLQDYGHRVRLATHSNFKEFVLTAGLEFYPLGGDPKVLAGYMVKNKGFLPSGPSEIPVQRNQMKEIINSLLPACKDPDIDSGVPFKADAIIANPPAYGHTHVAEALKIPVHIFFTMPWTPTSEFPHPLSRVKQQAGYRLSYQIVDSLIWLGIRDMINDLRKKKLKLRPVTYLSGSQGSDSDVPHAYIWSPHLVPKPKDWGPKIDVVGFCFLDLASNFEPPEALVKWLEDGDQPIYIGFGSLPVQEPKRMTEIIVEALEKTGQRGIINKGWGGLGDLAEPKESIYLLDNIPHDWLFLRCKAVVHHGGAGTTAAGLKAACPTTIVPFFGDQPFWGDRVHARGVGPQPIPVDEFTLPKLVDAIKFMLDPKVKARAVELAKAMENEDGVTGAVKAFFKQLPKKKSEPDSEPLPSSFFSISRCFGCS, encoded by the exons ATGGCGGACTTGACGGAGAATCGCCGGCGGCGCTCGTCTTCTAGTTCGTCCAGCTCGAGCGATCTCTCCGTCAGAATGGACCACGAAATTGGCGCGGAAAACGGAAACGGAAACGGCAACGGCAACGGCAGCGGAAGCGCCAGCAAGGAAGTTGCGGACCGTGGAAATGTTACTAATGGAGGTTCTTCCAATGGTAACGGTAACGCTAGCAGTAGCAGTTCTTCAGCTTCAG ATGTCTTGTTTTCTACCCCTTATTCAGGCGTTGCTGGCAAGGGACTGTCTAAAGTGACTACACTGCCAATAAACATATCACATGAAGATAAATCAGAGTCAAGTTCAAGTAAGTTCAAGTTGGAGAGGTCAAAAACAGAGAGGCAGAGACATCTAAGGCCAGAAGATGCAGCTCAAATTTTTGATAACAAAGTGCCTGTACAGGAGAAG CTTAAATTGTTGAACAGAATAGCCACCGTAAAAGACGATGGAACTGTAGAGTTTGATGTTCCAGTAGATGTTGAACCTGAAGCTCTTGATACACAATCCAGACATGTACAAGATGTTGTTGATGATTCCCTTGATGCAACAGATCTTCAGTATATCCCACCATTGAATATAGTGATGCTTATTGTTGGTACACGAGGAGACGTGCAGCCATTTGTTGCAATAGGAAAACGCTTGCAG GACTATGGTCATCGTGTTAGATTAGCAACCCATTCAAATTTCAAGGAGTTTGTTTTGACGGCTGGCTTGGAGTTTTATCCATTAGGGGGTGATCCAAAAGTCCTTGCTGGTT ATATGGTTAAAAACAAGGGCTTTCTCCCATCAGGACCTTCTGAGATTCCTGTGCAGCGAAATCAGATGAAAGAAATTATTAACTCTCTTCTTCCAGCTTGTAAAGATCCTGATATTGACTCTGGTGTCCCCTTTAAAGCAGATGCAATCATTGCCAATCCCCCAGCATATG GGCACACACATGTGGCAGAGGCACTGAAAATTCCAGTTCACATTTTTTTCACAATGCCATGGAC GCCAACTAGTGAATTTCCTCATCCTTTGTCCCGTGTAAAGCAACAAGCTGGTTACAGA CTTTCATATCAAATAGTGGACTCATTGATTTGGCTGGGAATACGAGACATGATTAATGATCTTAGGAAGAAGAAGTTGAAGCTGCGACCAGTCACATATTTAAGTGGGTCGCAAGGCTCTGATAGTGATGTTCCTCATGCATACATATGGAGTCCTCACCTTGTTCCTAAACCCAAAG ATTGGGGACCAAAAATTGATGTAGTAGGGTTTTGTTTCCTTGATCTTGCATCAAACTTTGAACCTCCTGAGGCCCTTGTAAAATGGCTTGAAGATGGTGACCAGCCTATCTACATTGGATTTGGTAGCCTG CCTGTTCAAGAACCAAAAAGGATGACAGAAATAATTGTTGAAGCACTTGAGAAGACTGGACAAAGGGGTATCATCAATAAAGGATGGGGAGGTCTTGGAGATT TGGCAGAACCAAAGGAATCCATATACTTATTGGATAATATCCCTCACGACTGGCTGTTCTTACGCTGCAAGGCTGTG GTGCATCATGGAGGTGCAGGAACAACAGCTGCTGGGCTGAAAGCTGCT TGTCCAACAACCATTGTTCCATTTTTCGGGGATCAACCATTTTGGGGCGACAGAGTACATGCTAGAGGAGTTGGTCCTCAACCTATCCCAGTTGATGAGTTTACACTTCCCAAGTTGGTTGATGCAATAAAGTTTATGCTAGATCCCAAG GTGAAGGCTCGTGCAGTTGAACTCGCTAAGGCCATGGAAAATGAGGATGGCGTGACAGGAGCTGTCAAAGCATTTTTTAAACAGCTTCCTAAGAAAAAATCAGAGCCTGATTCAGAGCCTCTGCCATCAAGTTTTTTCTCCATAAGTCGATGTTTTGGTTGTTCCTGA